Sequence from the Arvicola amphibius chromosome 3, mArvAmp1.2, whole genome shotgun sequence genome:
GCATCTGGTTGGACAGCAGGTGAGCACCAGGCTTCAATTCTGCATACATGAGCCTTACAAAATTGGACTAAAGGCTGAGCCAAACCAAAGCAGGATGGCCTTAGAGCAACAGCAATTTCCTAGACAGGTTAGACAACAGTCCTATGCAGGGATCATGATCTCCAGGCCAAATTAAACATCATATTCCCTATAGTCTGCAACTCCAAAAACTGCAAGATGAGGGGGAACAGGGTATATCTGCATTATATACATACTTTCATTACGAACATCTGAATACAGACTTCTATACACACATTacctatataataaaaatgtacacGGCATGAGTATATGTCACTGTATAAATATAGAGTTTTAGAAATCTTGAACCCGCGTTTCCTGTTCACATcggtttttcctcttcttcctccccagtcGGGTCCATCATTTAAGAGTTGGGCAAAAGGGACAAGTGTCATTTGTGTTGGTCTGGGCCCAGAATTTGATACActggaaagaaagagacacacatataCCTCAAACTTGGCTGGGAAATCAAAGTAAAGTTAAATCACAAGATCTAACTCTCAAAAGTTCTCACAGGGGCTAGATGCACTAGCAGGACTATTTCAGTGGTCTCTCTCTTCATGTTATGTGTTGTATGCACTTGCTAGTATTAAATACCTACCTCCTTGTGCAGCGCATGGGTGCAAGCCATCGGGTGCAACTCACTGGGCTGGACAAGTTTCTGACACATCAGACACAATTTACAGGTAGGTGGAGCCTATGGGACAAGAAAACTGGTCATAGCTAGCCAACCTCCGAATAACCTTGCTTGCTATGCCCATGACTCCATCCGTTAGTTCCACGGAGCAAAACTATTCTTCAGCAAAAGAAATACAAGTCCTAACCTAGATTCTTGCCTAAAATACTTGCAGCATGTTCCCAGTAGGGCTGCAAACAACCCTGCTGTGGAGATAATGGTTTCCTTTAGCATCCTTACCTGTAACCCACTCCCTCCTCACCCTGTGCTTCTCCACATCCCAGTGTTAAAAGAAAAGAGTCTTACATGTGAAGACCTTCCAGGGTATGAAACTTGGGCAGAAGGCAAGAACATTGGGGTACTGATTTGGGCCAGAGGAGCAGGGTACAAAGCCCGGATCCGACCAAGTGGCTGTGGGTAGAAATAATTCCAGAGTGAGGGAAGAGAGTCTGAGCAACAGAGCATGTATCAAAAAGAAACTGGGggcagcaggatggctcagtgtgtaaaggagTTTGCAcgcaagcctaatgacctgagttcaattcctggaactcacatgatagaagaaaatagactcccacaagttgtcctctaacttccacagATGTACCTATGAAAACACatctcacccccacacacacaaaataataaatttaatttaaaaagaacaacacaaaaagaaatcatttacttTTCAAGATGAAAAGAGCAGACCAGATACCCCTGGCTCTGATGCTTCTCCCAGTTTTTCTGAAGTTGGCTTCTTCCTCAACCTCTCAGTAGGTCTAAGTTCTCTCCCTGTAGCCCCTCTTACCTGAGTGCTCGATGCCACCCGTTCATGCTCTGCCAGCCGTGCAGCTACCAGCTGGATTAATTCCTCCATGGTCAAGCCCGCCATGGTGGTACGTGCTGTCTTGATTTGCTGAAGAATGTTGGTCATCTGGGCCCTAAGAATAAACAATGttgagggaaagaaaaatcaatatttatgGGAACACCCACATTTCAAACCATAAACATTTCTCTGGCAGATATCTGAACTGATCCTTAACAACACTTACTTATTGCACTGTGGGAACCGAGTCAGCAGCTTCTCCAGGATCTTCTCCAGTTTGTCTACTGGTTGGGGCCGGGGAGTTTCAGTAGAAGCTTTAATACCGCCCAAGCCTGGGGGAGGCGGGATGGAGGCAGCAGGAGGCATGTGTGGACCATGAGGACTGATCAGGGAACCCAAGCCAGGGCTATTTCTCCCATGTGAGCCAGGAAGAGGTGGAGATGGTTGGTTGGACTGGGAAAGGGCAGGGTTCAAGATTGGAAAAGACAAAGAGCGAGGATCTGCACTGGGCATAACCATAGGCATTGTGACCTGCCCAATAGAGAAGGGCATCCGAGGGGTCAGAGAGGGACTGGGCTGAAATACTTGAAGCATGAAATCTGCCTGTAAAGGGAAGAAGTGGAGGAcaaaagagatggggagaaaagatTAGGAACTGGAGCAAGGGATAAggagatagttcagttggtaaagtacctgCCTTCAAAGCATAAAGACCCAAGTTCACATCCCAACAGCCTCATAAAAGCCTATAGAGGGGGCACATATCTATAACCCAGTGCTGCGGGGGTAGAGACAAGCATATCCCTACAGTGGCCAGCCAATTTAGCCAATCCCTGAGTtctaggttcactgagagaccctgtttcaagaaataAGATAGACAGGCTGGGTGTGAtgatacatgtctttaattctaaccctaaagagaaagagacaggtggatttctgtgaatttgaggacaacctgttatacagagtgagttccaagccagccagggatatataagacgaccctgtctcataaataagtaaaatataataaaaatattgaaaaggtcAAAAGCAACCTAAAGTTGATCTCTGGCCTAAGTGCatgggaacacacacaaacacacacctgcatgcacacgtacacacacatacacaagcaagcacttatatatactttatataaaaaatacaaaatttttttAGGAGCCAgaagtagtggcacacgcctttaatcccagcacttaggaagtagaggcaggtggatctctgtgagttcgaggccagcctggtctacatagtgagttccaggacagacaaggctacacacagaaatcttgtctagaaaaacaaaaaaaaaaaaaaaaaatatatatatatatatatatatatatatatatatatatatatatatatatatatatagccgggcggtggtggcgcacgcctttaatcccagcactcgggaggcagaggcaggtggatctctgtgagttcgagaccagcctggtctacaagagctagctccaggacaggctctaaagctgcagagaaaccctgtctcgaaaaaccaaaaaaaaaaaaaaaaaaaacaacaaaaaacaaaaaaaatatattttaagagagaaaatTGGGGCAGAAATCAATGAGTAGCTCTTACATTCCTATACTAAATGGGGATATCTCAATGTCCTCATAAAAAGAACAAGTAGACAACCTTGACTGCCTACAATGCAGAAAGACTCCTCAAAGTCAGCACTCTTACCTCTGAGGGGGGTGGAGGCAAAGTGGGGGTAGGGATCTGAGGAAGACTGCTCAACTTGGCTCCATTCCTCACTAACTGGATATGATTATTAAACTGGTCctggaacaaaaggaagaaaaaggattgTCCTTTACTGCTAGGCTGAACAAACCTCTGGGGAAAGCAAGCTGCCTACTCTCACAGGAAACGACGGGAGTGGAGCAAGCTCTGTGCAGCAATGCAAAAGGCTAGCTACCAACCCACTGTCAGGAGAGTTTAAGCACAAACTGGGGCTGACTGAACCATCACCGTTAACAACACTTACCCGAACATTCTTTTTCATTATCCGAACTCCATTAAGTCTTGTCTCCCACTCCTGTTTGGAACGAACTGTCTCCAGTGTTGGAGGAGTTGACCTTTCAAGAAACAAAGAATTTACAgaattcaaaatacaaaacaagaacattttttttttttttttggtcttttgagacagggtttctttgtataacgctgtctgtcctcaaactcacagagatcctcctgcctctgcctcctgagtactgggattactacCTCTTGAGTAAAAATCAATTCTTAATTCACgtaaaatacatacaaaaaaaaaaaaaaaaccacaacaaaaaactCTTAGCTgggtggtgcaagtctttaatcttagcacttgggaggcaggggcaggcggatctctgtgagcttgaggccagtctggtctacagaacaaatgccaggacaggctccaaagctacatggagaaaccatttctcaggaaaaaaacaaaacaaacaaacaaaaaacaacaaaactaatcTCTATCCCCCACCTTCAGTGATGGCGACACAAAGACAACTGTCCTAAAATTGCAGTCACTTCCAATTCCAGGAAGAACAAAACTTCCAAGGAACCCTCCAGATGAGGACAATCATCCATGAGCCTGCACTCTAGAGGAGAAGTGGTCCTCTTGTGGGAACCGGACTTATGCCCTCAAGTGGTGACACCTAAAAGGACTTCTTCAGATCACCTCACAGAATGAGAATTGAGACAAATATCAATAAGACCACATCCTGAGCCAGACTAGCTAATTAGTTACCCCTCCAGCCTCTTGTCCCAACTCCTCTACTTAAACCTGAAGTTCTGTGCCACATGATGGTGTGTATAAACCAAACACTCTGAagctagaggcagaaggatcaagtgttccaggccagcctggactacacaaaaTTCCATCTTAAAACCCTAGGACTAGagtgatgatggctcagcagttaatagtgcttacttctcttgcagaggaatgaagtttggtttctagcatccACATTGAGCATCACACCATTGCTTATAACTTCACTATGGGGGACCTGACAGCCCTGACACCTGTCTGTGGGTACCTATACACATGGCATATaatcattcaaacacacacataaatataaacaaaaataatctttttaaaaaacctatatAAACAGATCAACCCAAAGTTCATgttggcaggcagatctctgtgaattcgaggccagcctggtttacaagagctaattccatgacagctagagctgttacacagataaaccctgtcttgaaaaacaaaacaaaacaaaagttcatGTTGATACTCCAAAGATAGTTTTGTCATCTCTGGGTCTCTATTCTTTCCAATGTGGAAACATTGATTACATGTTTCCTGCTTTCCAGCATTACGTTTCATCTCTTTAGTTGATGAGTGACTGAGCATAGCCTGCTAGGCCTGCTGGAGCCTGTGCTTTTGCCCTAAACTCCAGTTACACCCTGAGACACTGTTGTTGGGTAATGGTCCttgaaaaaaagagatgggagcAAGTGTCAGAGAAACCCAAGGGTCCAAGTCATCTGTTTCACATAAATGATATCACCTTTTTGTCTGACGTAGCCGCCCTGGCCTgaaactttcaatcctcctgccttggactcctaagtactgggatctTGCCTGCCTGAAAAATGCTCTAAGAATCCTCCAAATCCTGTGACAGACAGAGGAGAAACAAAGCTTCAAAAACCTCCAAGACCTATATTATGCTTTGATAGTCTAGCAGATAGTATTTAAGTATGATAATAAAAAGCACAAAGctataaaaggaggaaaaagtgaGAAAGCGCAGAACATGGACAAAAAATCTTGatgggtacacacacagagacagacttaGAGTCCTATGAAGACAGACGTGAGCCAGGCCTGCTAACCTAGGCTTTAGAGGGAGGCACTTACTTGAGGTAAGTCAGATGcagctctgcttctttttctgcttcttccagtttCAACACCAGCAATTCCTTCCGGCTCTCTAGTGACAGGATCTACACACATCCATGCATGTACACGagtatttgtacacacacacacacacacacacacacacaggagtgggggagggagggagagaaagagagagctttaCATACACAAACTACCTGTAGTTAAAACAAATGCCTCCAGGCTTTTAGTACTCTATCAAAACTGTATAGTCCCTGGAAGTACAAGATCAAGTCTGTATATACATTGTCTCTTCTTACCTCAGCCTTCCAGGCCCGCTCTGTCTCTTCCATAATGTTCCGATTGATTTCACCATCTTGGGTCTTAAGTCTATCCAGTTCCATTTCCCACACTTCTCTGTACAGTAAGAAGCCAAGAACATGATTAAGAAAGGAAATTTAAGTTTGCTGAGCAACAGCAAGGCAAAAGGAAAACCTGTCTGTTCTGCGGGGACTGCTACATGAAGCCTCACTTTCAGGATTCACTTCAGAGACAGACAAATGCTATGTAGGGTAGTCTAAACTGCAAACAGGTCCAACAAGGGAAATGTTCACTTCTCCACTTAATCAAATAAAGTTACCTAGTGCAGGAAAGGAATATGTCTTAGAACTGAAACCTAATTGggcatggtagttcatgcctataattctagttctTGGAAGGCTAAGACAGATAGATGGATTGCAGACCAGTCTAGATTTCAAgatgagaatctgtctcaaagaaacaaaaaccactcATAATAAACAATGTTCCACATATTTAGGGCATTCAAAACCgttatgtgtttcttttacttctcAGTGTGTCTTTCAGTGTGGGTAGTGAAAAACACAAGCCAAAAACGTTGGGTCAGTTATAATTCAACTTTAACTCACAATCAATCAAGCATTTATTACTGGCTTACTAATCTCTACATTTCCTTAACTACAGTAAAATTCTTCAAAAGCAAAGTATGAACTATGTGTGGCAGTGGCTCAGAATTTTGATAATACTTGAGGGCTAAAGACAAAAGGATTATCACAAATTTAAGGGCAGTTTAGGCTACACACTATATTCTAGATCAGCTTGGACTACAtgatgagattctgtctcaaaaatgaaaatgtatactTAGCATTTCCCATTTTTATCCATCtccctcattttaaaatgcttgccCCACCTCCCATCCTTAGGGTATAATATGTTCAGGGTTAAGGTAACCAACGGTTCTGGTTCGCCTTGCACTGAAATATCTCCTAGGAGATGTGTCTTTCTGTGTTACACTGGGACAGCTGACCCTCTTACTGAGGACTGAAGTGGCCATTGAATAGAGACAAGAGGAGAATTTTCTCATATTACATTTGACTGTGAGCTGAAACATGGGTTTCTCAGATTCATGGAAAGAATAGAATGGAAATGTTTTAAGCTGTCTTtaatggttttgcttttttgtttgtttgtttggttttttgaaacagggtttctctatgtaatagccctggctatcctagaacttgctttgtagaccaggctggcctcaaactcacagagatccatctgtcttctgcctcctggcctgcaccaccaccatctgtagtatttttcagttttttttccaaacaagGTCTCTATGCTGCCCATATTGAACTTaaacttacagcaatcctcctgtttcagctttcCCATTGCTTAAAGTATGAGTCAACATGCCCAGAggcagagtcctctggaagagcagctgcagagctctctctccagccccagaagcatTTCTCCTAAGAGAAGTGTCTAAGGCTTCTTCCCTTCTCATAGTCTTGTTTATAATCCAATTCTCCACACATCCCTGCCCTCTCTCTATTTGAGATTCTGAATATGTTTAGTACGTACACGCTCATTCGTTATTGACATAAATCTGCTTTCTACTGACAAGTTCTGCTCATCTAACAGACCTGAGTAGGTAAGCCACAAGGTCTCCAAATTAACTTCTATCCCAGGAAGAATTCTCTACCAGTCTTGTAAAGGCTTATAGGTAGTTACATCTTCCTGACAAACACATAAGCTTCAAGTTCCAAAAGGCCACCAAAATTAGAATCTTCTCACCATAAGAACATGTGGAATGCAGTAGGGCGGTTGTGGTGTATGCCTTAatccagcattagggaggcagaggcagagggatctctgtgagttcaatgccaacctggtctacagagagagttccaagacaaccaggcctacacagagaaaccctgtctctaaaaaaccaaaaacaaacaagaagaatatGTGGAATCAAATGATGTCACACCTAGCTTACCATTCCTCTTTGTAATGGGATAATTATGGAACATGAGAGAGACCTGCCTTCTGGGTCTGGTGATATTCTTGAGGATATCAGATGCTGAAGGAACAATCTGACCTTTACTAAATACACATATCactacatacatatttacatatgcacatactTATATCAGAAAAATCCTCTTGTGCCTACAGGAAGTTCCACATATtcacaaacaaaaattctttccCTTTGGGCATT
This genomic interval carries:
- the Rnf214 gene encoding RING finger protein 214 isoform X3, producing MAASEVADHGASAPSPLESSTLCASKSDEALPDGLSPQDSAQKQKNSSPPSVSSQMVTKESNRNAHLEHPEQNPGSSASDASAAHQEVLGENLVATALCLSGSGSQSDLKDLTGPAGEEGDTSLQESLHPVTRSLKAGCHSKQLASKNCSEEKAPPASILKEGSRDAGLDFRPVVPPANGVEGVRVDQDDDQDSSSLKLSQNIAVQTDFKTADSEVNTDQDIEKNLDKMMTERTLLKERYQEVLDKQRQVENQLQVQLKQLQQRREEEMKNHQEILKAIQDVTIKREETKKKIEKEKKEFLQKEQDLKAEIEKLCEKGRREVWEMELDRLKTQDGEINRNIMEETERAWKAEILSLESRKELLVLKLEEAEKEAELHLTYLKSTPPTLETVRSKQEWETRLNGVRIMKKNVRDQFNNHIQLVRNGAKLSSLPQIPTPTLPPPPSEADFMLQVFQPSPSLTPRMPFSIGQVTMPMVMPSADPRSLSFPILNPALSQSNQPSPPLPGSHGRNSPGLGSLISPHGPHMPPAASIPPPPGLGGIKASTETPRPQPVDKLEKILEKLLTRFPQCNKAQMTNILQQIKTARTTMAGLTMEELIQLVAARLAEHERVASSTQPLGRIRALYPAPLAQISTPMFLPSAQVSYPGRSSHAPPTCKLCLMCQKLVQPSELHPMACTHALHKECIKFWAQTNTNDTCPFCPTLK
- the Rnf214 gene encoding RING finger protein 214 isoform X2 → MTLALRVQMAASEVADHGASAPSPLESSTLCASKSDEALPDGLSPQDSAQKQKNSSPPSVSSQMVTKESNRNAHLEHPEQNPGSSASDASAAHQEVLGENLVATALCLSGSGSQSDLKDLTGPAGEEGDTSLQESLHPVTRSLKAGCHSKQLASKNCSEEKAPPASILKEGSRDAGLDFRPVVPPANGVEGVRVDQDDDQDSSSLKLSQNIAVQTDFKTADSEVNTDQDIEKNLDKMMTERTLLKERYQEVLDKQRQVENQLQVQLKQLQQRREEEMKNHQEILKAIQDVTIKREETKKKIEKEKKEFLQKEQDLKAEIEKLCEKGRREVWEMELDRLKTQDGEINRNIMEETERAWKAEILSLESRKELLVLKLEEAEKEAELHLTYLKSTPPTLETVRSKQEWETRLNGVRIMKKNVRDQFNNHIQLVRNGAKLSSLPQIPTPTLPPPPSEADFMLQVFQPSPSLTPRMPFSIGQVTMPMVMPSADPRSLSFPILNPALSQSNQPSPPLPGSHGRNSPGLGSLISPHGPHMPPAASIPPPPGLGGIKASTETPRPQPVDKLEKILEKLLTRFPQCNKAQMTNILQQIKTARTTMAGLTMEELIQLVAARLAEHERVASSTQAPPTCKLCLMCQKLVQPSELHPMACTHALHKECIKFWAQTNTNDTCPFCPTLK
- the Rnf214 gene encoding RING finger protein 214 isoform X5, with amino-acid sequence MTLALRVQMAASEVADHGASAPSPLESSTLCASKSDEALPDGLSPQDSAQKQKNSSPPSTDFKTADSEVNTDQDIEKNLDKMMTERTLLKERYQEVLDKQRQVENQLQVQLKQLQQRREEEMKNHQEILKAIQDVTIKREETKKKIEKEKKEFLQKEQDLKAEIEKLCEKGRREVWEMELDRLKTQDGEINRNIMEETERAWKAEILSLESRKELLVLKLEEAEKEAELHLTYLKSTPPTLETVRSKQEWETRLNGVRIMKKNVRDQFNNHIQLVRNGAKLSSLPQIPTPTLPPPPSEADFMLQVFQPSPSLTPRMPFSIGQVTMPMVMPSADPRSLSFPILNPALSQSNQPSPPLPGSHGRNSPGLGSLISPHGPHMPPAASIPPPPGLGGIKASTETPRPQPVDKLEKILEKLLTRFPQCNKAQMTNILQQIKTARTTMAGLTMEELIQLVAARLAEHERVASSTQAPPTCKLCLMCQKLVQPSELHPMACTHALHKECIKFWAQTNTNDTCPFCPTLK
- the Rnf214 gene encoding RING finger protein 214 isoform X4 — its product is MTLALRVQMAASEVADHGASAPSPLESSTLCASKSDEALPDGLSPQDSAQKQKNSSPPSTDFKTADSEVNTDQDIEKNLDKMMTERTLLKERYQEVLDKQRQVENQLQVQLKQLQQRREEEMKNHQEILKAIQDVTIKREETKKKIEKEKKEFLQKEQDLKAEIEKLCEKGRREVWEMELDRLKTQDGEINRNIMEETERAWKAEILSLESRKELLVLKLEEAEKEAELHLTYLKSTPPTLETVRSKQEWETRLNGVRIMKKNVRDQFNNHIQLVRNGAKLSSLPQIPTPTLPPPPSEADFMLQVFQPSPSLTPRMPFSIGQVTMPMVMPSADPRSLSFPILNPALSQSNQPSPPLPGSHGRNSPGLGSLISPHGPHMPPAASIPPPPGLGGIKASTETPRPQPVDKLEKILEKLLTRFPQCNKAQMTNILQQIKTARTTMAGLTMEELIQLVAARLAEHERVASSTQPLGRIRALYPAPLAQISTPMFLPSAQVSYPGRSSHAPPTCKLCLMCQKLVQPSELHPMACTHALHKECIKFWAQTNTNDTCPFCPTLK
- the Rnf214 gene encoding RING finger protein 214 isoform X1, translating into MTLALRVQMAASEVADHGASAPSPLESSTLCASKSDEALPDGLSPQDSAQKQKNSSPPSVSSQMVTKESNRNAHLEHPEQNPGSSASDASAAHQEVLGENLVATALCLSGSGSQSDLKDLTGPAGEEGDTSLQESLHPVTRSLKAGCHSKQLASKNCSEEKAPPASILKEGSRDAGLDFRPVVPPANGVEGVRVDQDDDQDSSSLKLSQNIAVQTDFKTADSEVNTDQDIEKNLDKMMTERTLLKERYQEVLDKQRQVENQLQVQLKQLQQRREEEMKNHQEILKAIQDVTIKREETKKKIEKEKKEFLQKEQDLKAEIEKLCEKGRREVWEMELDRLKTQDGEINRNIMEETERAWKAEILSLESRKELLVLKLEEAEKEAELHLTYLKSTPPTLETVRSKQEWETRLNGVRIMKKNVRDQFNNHIQLVRNGAKLSSLPQIPTPTLPPPPSEADFMLQVFQPSPSLTPRMPFSIGQVTMPMVMPSADPRSLSFPILNPALSQSNQPSPPLPGSHGRNSPGLGSLISPHGPHMPPAASIPPPPGLGGIKASTETPRPQPVDKLEKILEKLLTRFPQCNKAQMTNILQQIKTARTTMAGLTMEELIQLVAARLAEHERVASSTQPLGRIRALYPAPLAQISTPMFLPSAQVSYPGRSSHAPPTCKLCLMCQKLVQPSELHPMACTHALHKECIKFWAQTNTNDTCPFCPTLK